The Priestia koreensis genomic interval CTCCATGATTTAACATGTGCGTCGCAAAAGTATGACGTAAAACGTGCGGACTAATACGAATATGATCGGCGGTCTGCTCCATCACTTTGTTGATGATTAAGCGAATTCCGCGATTCGTAAGCGGTCCTCCCCTTGCATTTAGAAATAGTGTTTTGGTATCAGCTTTACCTTTTTCAAGTAAAGTGAGACGACCGTCCCCCAAATAAGTTTCTAAAGCGTGCAACGCGTATTTTCCGAACGGAACATAGCGCTGCTTTTTGCCTTTTCCATTAATGAGTACGGTCTGAAAAGAAAGTTCTAAATCTTGAAGCTGAATATTTGAACATTCACTAACGCGAATACCGGTTGCATACATCAATTCTAATATGGCTTGATTTCGTTGCCCAAGCGGTGTCGTTAAATCAGACACTTCAAATACTTGTTGTAGTTCTTCTTCGTACAGAAACCGAGGTGTTTTTTGTTCTTTTTTAGGCAAAGAAACTAGAGCAAACGGATTTTGTTCTACCAGTTGCTCTCGGTGTAAGTATCTGTAAAAGCTGCGTAAACTCGAAATTTTTCGAGCAATGGATCGCTTTGAATATTGCTCCTTATGAAGTTTCGTTAAAAACAATCGAGTATCAGCATATGTAACTTGTTTTAATGTTTCAATACCTTCTGCTTCCATAAACGCTAGAAAAAACTCAATATCTTTTGTGTAAGAAACAATTGTATATTTTGAATAGTTTTTTTCAATTTGTAAATATTCCAGAAAGGAATTTAAAAAACTTTTAACATTTTGCACTCTTATCACCTCACAAGGGCTACTAAATATTATCACAATTTAGTAGCCCTTGCAAACAAATTAATCTTATTTTTTTATAAAATTCTGAATAGTTTCCAACGCTCGATTAGCGTAGGCTTCATAACGTTCTTGTTTGTTCTTAATACGCACTTCAAGCTCTTTAAAAATCCCAAAGTTGGCATTCATTGGCTGGAAGTTTTTCGCGTTTGTATGGGTAATGTAGTACGCCATGCTACCGATGGCTGTTTCTTGTGGGAATTCAACAAGTTCCTCTCCAAGAAGTTGCTTCGCTGCGTTCATTCCTGCTACTAATCCACTTGCAGCAGATTCCACGTATCCTTCAACACCTGTCATTTGACCAGCAAAGAATAGATCTTCACGTTCACGGTACTGATACGTTGGCTTTAATAAGTTAGGTGAATTAATGAACGTATTGCGATGCATCACACCATAACGCACAATTTCTACGTTCTCAAGTCCTGGAATTAAACGAAGAACCTCTTTTTGTGCTCCCCATTTTAAATGCGTTTGGAAACCAACAAGATTATAAAGGGTTCCTGCCGCATCATCTTGACGAAGTTGTACAACTGCATATGGTCGCTTCCCTGTTTTTGGATCTTCTAATCCTACTGGTTTCATCGGACCAAATAGCATCGTTTTCTTTCCGCGTTGCCCCATTACTTCAATTGGCATACATCCCTCAAAGTAAATTTCTTTTTCGAACTCTTTAAGGGGAACCGTTTCAGCTGTCGTAAGTGCTTCGTAAAAGCGATCAAATTCCTCTTCTGTCATTGGACAGTTTAGGTAAGCTGCTTCTCCTTTGTCATAACGGGACTTTAAGTATACTTTGTCCATATCAATGCTTTCTTTTTCAATGATTGGTGCTGCCGCATCATAGAAATACAAGTAATCTTCGCCAGTGAGAACACGAAGCTGATCTGAAAGATCTTTTGATGTTAGTGGACCTGTTGCGATTACTGTTGGTCCTTCTGGGATTTCTGTAATTTCTTCTGTAAATACCGTTACATTTGGATGATTTTTAACACTTTCCGTTACAAGAGCCGCAAATTCATGACGGTCAACCGCAAGTGCTCCTCCTGCCGGCACGGCACATTCATCTGCTGAGCGAATAATAACGGAATCCAATTGACGCATTTCTTCTTTTAATACACCCACTGCGTTTGTTAACGAGTTGCCTCGAAGTGAGTTACTGCAAACAAGCTCTGCAAACTTGTCTGTGTGATGCGCAGCTGTTTGTCTAACAGGACGCATTTCGTATAGATGAACCTTAATTCCTCGTTTCGCAATTTGCCACGCTGCTTCACTACCAGCAAGACCTGCTCCAATTACATTAATAAATTTTTCACTCATTATTTTTCCTCCATCTGCTTCTGTGTTTGATATGGATACAAACAGACAAACATCGCCCGTGGAATAGGTTAACCATCTATTCCCATCAGGCGATGTCATTTCACAACCTCAATTTGTATGAGCACTCAAACGACTTATTCTTGTGTTTCTTCTTTGTAATCACAGTTTATACAGCTAACCTGTGTTCCTTTTTTCTGTTTCTTCTCCACTAAGAGACTATCACATTTTGGACATTTACGTGCAATAGGTTTATCCCATGACAGGAAGTCACATTCTGGGAATTGATCACAACCGTAGAACGTACGCTTTTTCTTCGATTTTCGTTCCACGATATTGCCCTTTTCACATTTCGGACACTTCACTCCGATTTGTTTCACAATTGGCTTCGTGTTGCGACACTCTGGAAAATTAGAGCAGGCCATGAATTTGCCGTATCGGCCCATTTTAAATACCATTGGTGAGCCGCATAGTTCACAATCTTCTCCAGCAGGCTCATCCTTAATTTCGACTTCTTTCATTTCTTTTTCCGCTTTATCAAGTCGCGGTTCAAAATCATTATAGAAATCATCAATGATCTTTACCCATTGTATTTTACCATCTTCTACTTCATCAAGGCTTGTTTCCATATTGGCTGTAAATTCCACATTAATAATCTCAGGGAAAAACTCCACCATTAGTTCTAAAACGATTTCCCCAAGCTCTGTTGGAACAAATCGCTTATTATCTAAGGAAACATAGCCGCGTTTTTGAATGGTATCAAGCGTTGGTGCAAACGTAGAAGGTCGGCCAATACCTAGCTCTTCAAGCGTTTTAACGAGTCGTGCCTCCGTGTAACGTGGCGGTGGCTGCGTGAAATGTTGCTTGGAATCTACGTCTTTAGAGAAAGCGTTTTCGCCCTCTTCTAGCGCTGGAAGCATATTTTCCTTTTCTTCCACTTGGTCGTCGTTACCTTCGACGTATACCTTCATGAAACCAGGAAACTTCACTTTAGATCCATTTGCTCTGAACATCACACCAGAGTTCACTAAGTCAACTGCCATCGTATCCATTACAGCAGGCGCCATTTGGCTTGCTACGAAACGCTCCCAAATGAGCTTGTATAAGCGATGCTGATCACGTGATAATACGGACTTTACATCAGCAGGCTTGCGAAGAACGGATGTCGGACGAATCGCTTCATGCGCGTCTTGTGCCTTCGCATTTTTCTTTTCCTTACGCTTTTCTTTCAGCGTATATTCCTCACCGTACGAATCATTAATATATCCAAACGCTTCTTCCTTCGCCAAATCTGAAATACGAGTTGAATCTGTTCGCATATATGTAATCAAACCGACGGTACCTTCTTTACCTAAATCAATTCCTTCATATAATTGCTGTGCGATCATCATCGTTTTCTTAGCACGGAAATTCAGCTTACGTGCCGCTTCCTGTTGAAGAGAAGATGTAGTGAACGGTGTTGCCGGGTTACGCTTGCGTTCTTTTTTCGTTACCTTTGTAATCGCAAATTCGTTCCCATCAATATGTGCGAGTACTTCTTTTACATTTTCTTCGCT includes:
- the xerC gene encoding tyrosine recombinase XerC produces the protein MQNVKSFLNSFLEYLQIEKNYSKYTIVSYTKDIEFFLAFMEAEGIETLKQVTYADTRLFLTKLHKEQYSKRSIARKISSLRSFYRYLHREQLVEQNPFALVSLPKKEQKTPRFLYEEELQQVFEVSDLTTPLGQRNQAILELMYATGIRVSECSNIQLQDLELSFQTVLINGKGKKQRYVPFGKYALHALETYLGDGRLTLLEKGKADTKTLFLNARGGPLTNRGIRLIINKVMEQTADHIRISPHVLRHTFATHMLNHGADLRTIQELLGHENLSTTQIYTHVSKERLKSVYMDAHPRA
- the trmFO gene encoding FADH(2)-oxidizing methylenetetrahydrofolate--tRNA-(uracil(54)-C(5))-methyltransferase TrmFO → MSEKFINVIGAGLAGSEAAWQIAKRGIKVHLYEMRPVRQTAAHHTDKFAELVCSNSLRGNSLTNAVGVLKEEMRQLDSVIIRSADECAVPAGGALAVDRHEFAALVTESVKNHPNVTVFTEEITEIPEGPTVIATGPLTSKDLSDQLRVLTGEDYLYFYDAAAPIIEKESIDMDKVYLKSRYDKGEAAYLNCPMTEEEFDRFYEALTTAETVPLKEFEKEIYFEGCMPIEVMGQRGKKTMLFGPMKPVGLEDPKTGKRPYAVVQLRQDDAAGTLYNLVGFQTHLKWGAQKEVLRLIPGLENVEIVRYGVMHRNTFINSPNLLKPTYQYREREDLFFAGQMTGVEGYVESAASGLVAGMNAAKQLLGEELVEFPQETAIGSMAYYITHTNAKNFQPMNANFGIFKELEVRIKNKQERYEAYANRALETIQNFIKK
- the topA gene encoding type I DNA topoisomerase — its product is MSDYLVIVESPAKAKTIEKYLGKKYKVKASMGHVRDLPRSQMGIDIEHEFEPKYITIRGKGPVLKDLKTAAKKAKKVYLAADPDREGEAIAWHLAHSLNIDVHSDCRVVFNEITKDAIKESFKYPRPINMDLVDAQQARRILDRLVGYNISPLLWKKVKKGLSAGRVQSVAVRLIIEREKEINRFNPEEYWTVNATFQKGNDQFEGSLMEYNGKKLDLKSEENVKEVLAHIDGNEFAITKVTKKERKRNPATPFTTSSLQQEAARKLNFRAKKTMMIAQQLYEGIDLGKEGTVGLITYMRTDSTRISDLAKEEAFGYINDSYGEEYTLKEKRKEKKNAKAQDAHEAIRPTSVLRKPADVKSVLSRDQHRLYKLIWERFVASQMAPAVMDTMAVDLVNSGVMFRANGSKVKFPGFMKVYVEGNDDQVEEKENMLPALEEGENAFSKDVDSKQHFTQPPPRYTEARLVKTLEELGIGRPSTFAPTLDTIQKRGYVSLDNKRFVPTELGEIVLELMVEFFPEIINVEFTANMETSLDEVEDGKIQWVKIIDDFYNDFEPRLDKAEKEMKEVEIKDEPAGEDCELCGSPMVFKMGRYGKFMACSNFPECRNTKPIVKQIGVKCPKCEKGNIVERKSKKKRTFYGCDQFPECDFLSWDKPIARKCPKCDSLLVEKKQKKGTQVSCINCDYKEETQE